In Fluviispira sanaruensis, a genomic segment contains:
- the kdsB gene encoding 3-deoxy-manno-octulosonate cytidylyltransferase, with protein sequence MIDLTDKINVFIVIPARFASTRLPGKPLLNIGKRTMISRVTERAQRLAKLLSENKNVKNVNLVVATDHDEIFAEVHKLNAMTVMTDSNLKNGTERVFSALKEVQKKLPIKNQDIVLNIQGDEPFFSLEDVYNLVEKMLNQQEIPLGTLAFRRTNSKMFFESSIVKVICDNKQNALYFSRAPIPYPKDILGASGIDWLEKAQNVQQEISFLHHVGVYSFRYQALCDYMTLVHSSLEQHESLEQLRALEAGWKILVSEALTEPFGIDTEDDLKQAQLIAQQYD encoded by the coding sequence ATGATAGATTTAACGGACAAAATTAATGTTTTTATTGTCATTCCTGCTCGTTTTGCTTCAACCCGCCTTCCGGGAAAACCTTTGTTAAATATTGGCAAGCGTACAATGATTTCCCGTGTGACGGAGCGGGCGCAACGTTTGGCAAAGCTTTTGAGCGAAAATAAAAATGTAAAAAATGTTAATTTGGTCGTTGCGACCGACCACGACGAAATTTTTGCTGAAGTGCATAAATTAAATGCAATGACTGTTATGACGGATAGCAATTTAAAAAATGGCACCGAAAGAGTTTTTTCAGCTCTTAAAGAAGTACAAAAAAAATTACCAATTAAGAATCAAGATATTGTTTTAAACATACAAGGGGACGAACCCTTCTTTTCCCTTGAAGATGTTTATAATCTGGTTGAAAAAATGTTAAATCAACAAGAAATTCCGCTGGGTACTTTAGCTTTTCGTCGGACAAATTCCAAAATGTTTTTTGAAAGCTCCATTGTTAAAGTGATCTGTGATAATAAGCAAAATGCACTTTATTTTTCCCGCGCGCCTATTCCCTATCCCAAAGATATTTTAGGTGCATCAGGGATAGATTGGCTTGAAAAAGCACAAAATGTTCAGCAAGAGATTTCTTTTTTACACCATGTGGGGGTTTATTCTTTTCGCTATCAAGCATTGTGTGATTATATGACACTTGTGCACTCATCACTAGAACAACATGAAAGTCTTGAGCAACTTCGTGCCTTGGAAGCTGGCTGGAAAATACTCGTAAGCGAAGCTCTGACTGAGCCATTTGGCATTGATACCGAGGACGATCTCAAACAAGCACAATTAATAGCGCAACAATACGATTGA
- a CDS encoding SGNH/GDSL hydrolase family protein: MKKIILSIAFLSITCTSYSNEKNPENNVNFNRLYVLGDSLSDTGASTGAITKYIRNCNDDNLKSLNPFILNMLNLGFLIDICSKLPEKISFHSPAYLGRSFTNGKVAAEILAEKMQLDLSPAWRVNDLSLFGYVNFKGSTQLGTNYAVSGAKAAIGNDMADILLMNNFTLNQQVSALLAGKGDHDMRNDLFLIMIGANDIISATINSNNLIIDNAVIEIEKSLLSLYNEGARNFIITNVPNIASLPLIKSDLKHRAEQLSIDFNYKLNAKITDFKINYGNSNIIYIDLYKLFDDLKQEFFQSDMDFSTHCTTNISESMITNIDFSLLLSIMNNGKLPFEYINGCSAQTINNHFFFDSVHPSSWGHEKLGNKMYELLLENRTKE, from the coding sequence GTGAAAAAAATAATATTATCGATAGCTTTTTTGTCTATTACATGCACATCTTATTCTAATGAAAAAAACCCTGAAAACAATGTCAATTTTAATAGATTATATGTCTTGGGAGATAGCCTTTCAGATACAGGAGCATCCACTGGCGCAATAACAAAATATATACGTAATTGTAATGATGATAACTTAAAAAGTTTAAATCCTTTTATTTTGAATATGCTAAATTTAGGATTTCTAATAGATATCTGTTCTAAACTTCCTGAGAAAATTTCTTTTCATTCTCCTGCATATTTAGGGAGATCCTTTACTAACGGGAAGGTTGCCGCAGAAATTTTGGCTGAAAAAATGCAATTGGATCTCTCACCTGCATGGAGAGTGAATGATTTATCACTCTTTGGTTATGTAAATTTCAAAGGTAGTACACAATTAGGTACCAACTATGCTGTATCTGGGGCGAAAGCAGCCATTGGGAATGATATGGCTGATATTCTTTTAATGAACAACTTCACTTTAAATCAGCAAGTGAGTGCTTTATTAGCAGGAAAAGGTGATCATGATATGAGAAATGATTTATTTCTCATTATGATAGGCGCAAATGATATTATTTCTGCAACAATTAATTCTAATAATTTAATAATAGACAATGCAGTTATTGAAATCGAAAAATCGTTGCTATCACTTTACAACGAAGGCGCTAGAAACTTTATTATTACGAATGTTCCAAATATTGCTTCACTTCCTTTAATTAAATCCGATTTAAAGCATAGAGCTGAACAACTATCAATTGATTTTAATTATAAATTAAATGCAAAAATCACCGATTTTAAAATAAATTATGGTAATTCAAATATTATTTATATTGATTTATATAAATTATTTGATGATTTAAAACAAGAATTTTTTCAAAGCGACATGGATTTCTCAACCCATTGTACAACAAATATTTCAGAAAGTATGATTACCAATATCGATTTTTCTTTATTACTTAGTATTATGAATAATGGAAAACTACCCTTTGAATATATAAATGGCTGTTCTGCTCAAACGATTAACAATCACTTCTTTTTTGATTCTGTTCATCCTTCAAGTTGGGGACACGAAAAGCTTGGAAATAAAATGTATGAATTATTATTAGAAAACAGAACCAAAGAATAG
- a CDS encoding SGNH/GDSL hydrolase family protein — translation MKKIITAIVFLSITCTSYSNGKNSENNINFERLYVLGDSLSDTGAATGAITKYLNNCNDDNLRNLNPFFLPFLSLDPTISSLLNSGFLSNTCSNLPKEISFDTPAYMTRSFTNGKVAAEILAEKMSLELTPAWKVNDLSLFGFVNFKGSSQIGTNYAFSGAKAAIGKDLVDTLLLNKFALNQQLSALLAEKGDRDLGNDLFLIMIGANDIISATFNSDNLIIDSAVLEIEKSLLSLYNGGARNFIISNVPNIALLPLINPNLKPIAEYYSKDFNFKLNAKITDFKVNYGDANITYIDLYQVFDDLKKESSKKGMNFLSPCTTNISDSMINSVDFSVLLNTIRSGKLPFVYINGCSAQTINNHFFFDSVHPTSWGQEKLGNKMYELLLENSTKKN, via the coding sequence GTGAAAAAAATAATTACTGCGATAGTTTTTTTGTCAATTACATGCACATCATACTCCAATGGAAAAAACTCTGAAAACAATATTAATTTTGAAAGATTATATGTCTTGGGAGATAGCCTATCTGATACTGGAGCAGCCACTGGAGCAATCACAAAATATTTAAATAATTGTAATGATGATAACTTAAGAAATTTAAATCCTTTTTTCTTACCTTTTTTAAGTTTAGACCCTACAATCTCAAGTTTATTAAATTCAGGTTTTCTATCGAATACTTGCTCTAACCTTCCTAAAGAAATTTCTTTTGATACTCCTGCCTATATGACTAGATCCTTTACGAACGGGAAGGTTGCCGCAGAAATTTTGGCTGAAAAAATGAGTTTGGAATTAACTCCTGCATGGAAAGTAAATGATTTGTCACTCTTTGGATTTGTAAATTTCAAGGGAAGTTCACAAATAGGAACTAATTATGCATTCTCTGGGGCGAAAGCAGCTATTGGGAAAGATTTGGTTGATACGCTTTTATTGAATAAATTCGCTTTAAATCAACAGCTGAGTGCATTATTAGCTGAAAAAGGTGATCGTGATTTGGGAAATGATTTGTTTCTCATAATGATAGGTGCAAATGATATTATTTCTGCTACATTTAATTCTGATAATTTAATAATAGATAGTGCTGTTTTAGAGATTGAAAAATCTTTGCTATCGCTATACAATGGCGGAGCAAGAAACTTTATTATTTCTAATGTTCCAAATATTGCATTACTTCCTTTAATTAACCCCAATTTAAAACCTATTGCGGAATATTATTCAAAAGATTTTAATTTTAAATTAAATGCAAAAATTACAGATTTTAAAGTAAATTATGGCGATGCAAATATTACCTATATTGATTTATATCAAGTATTTGATGATTTAAAAAAAGAATCTTCTAAGAAAGGTATGAATTTCTTATCTCCTTGTACAACAAATATTTCAGATTCTATGATTAACAGTGTTGATTTTTCTGTATTACTTAATACTATTAGATCTGGAAAATTGCCCTTTGTTTATATTAATGGATGTTCTGCTCAAACGATTAACAATCATTTCTTTTTTGATTCTGTTCATCCTACAAGTTGGGGGCAGGAAAAACTTGGAAATAAAATGTATGAATTATTATTAGAAAACAGTACAAAAAAAAATTGA
- a CDS encoding transposase: protein MLIWILDTFQAKKVTRKQKTRGGTFRISGVGKIQIRGMSRNGGTPKTMEVLKKGEDWIISVTYQCVAERNSGEHIHAFDWGVTTFLTITNEAQQISVVENPRFLRTASEKIEKVQQKLSRKKLRSNNRKKVKISLSRIHKKVANKCLDFMHKTSCKIVESSKRIITEKLAIKNITKVPKAKIDEFTGAYLPNGAARKAGLNKSILDTSPSQFLQMVRVKAEEAAYELEELETKKLKPSQRCASCSDIVKKNLSQRIHKCHCGFSISRDVNSALVMLKFELGSLKIDEKIETRCRGPALCTGTLSGVLNHETPSIITQ, encoded by the coding sequence ATTCTCATTTGGATTCTTGATACTTTTCAAGCAAAAAAAGTAACAAGAAAACAAAAAACACGTGGCGGTACTTTTCGCATTTCTGGAGTGGGCAAAATTCAAATTCGAGGAATGTCAAGAAATGGTGGAACCCCAAAAACAATGGAAGTTCTTAAAAAAGGTGAAGACTGGATTATTTCTGTAACATATCAATGTGTAGCAGAAAGAAATTCTGGTGAACATATCCATGCATTTGACTGGGGAGTAACAACTTTTTTAACCATAACAAATGAAGCGCAGCAAATAAGTGTAGTAGAAAACCCTCGTTTCTTAAGAACAGCATCAGAAAAAATTGAAAAAGTTCAACAAAAACTTTCAAGAAAAAAATTAAGATCAAACAATAGAAAAAAAGTCAAAATTAGCCTTTCTCGTATTCATAAAAAAGTAGCAAATAAATGCCTTGATTTCATGCATAAAACTTCTTGTAAAATTGTGGAAAGCTCAAAAAGAATTATCACTGAAAAACTGGCAATTAAAAATATAACAAAAGTACCTAAGGCAAAAATTGATGAATTTACAGGGGCGTATCTTCCAAATGGTGCTGCAAGAAAGGCTGGTTTAAATAAAAGTATTTTAGATACTTCTCCGTCTCAATTCCTTCAAATGGTTCGTGTGAAAGCGGAAGAAGCTGCGTATGAATTAGAAGAATTAGAGACAAAAAAGTTAAAGCCAAGCCAAAGATGCGCGTCATGTTCAGATATTGTTAAAAAAAATTTATCGCAACGAATCCACAAATGTCATTGTGGATTTTCAATATCTCGTGATGTAAATAGTGCACTTGTTATGCTTAAATTTGAGCTTGGTTCTTTAAAAATAGACGAAAAAATTGAAACAAGATGCCGGGGACCGGCTCTGTGTACAGGAACGCTGTCAGGCGTTCTGAATCACGAAACTCCATCCATAATTACACAGTAA
- a CDS encoding tetratricopeptide repeat protein — protein sequence MPRQIATISTEGMPVWDTFEASFFLGAGLSVGIVLGILFPSLWRTFRRRFRKNAYSAPQSEKLEQKLDVTLKIMRDESEQVEAQSSENESNPLNINISEKILIAQSFVLARNYFQIGNARTAIQLYIDILTNENVSKIETNRALFELSQVYASIGLYMRAFDTAIELFYRKPKNSEILIHILNICAKGYFPEKLNSALNIYKGSPDKGLRLSIAHALCKIGEIYFEKKNLNQAQELARRAIGWERTSGRALILLWQATSQELWQRIDNDPKLMWTALATDLDALLHIFKSTTASHVASAPFLSKILNKMSAQQGITENYAILQKEFLQTFRPEKFDENIQKSLWASIFHATLLIQETPELNKSKFLCDVVAILVDNNESFEYITTQSKAAQIGYTSHQCEKCNAFFPTFVWKCTNCDTEETLRPMIYPDLTRSKVRI from the coding sequence GTGCCAAGACAAATTGCCACCATAAGCACCGAAGGGATGCCTGTGTGGGATACATTTGAGGCAAGCTTTTTTTTAGGAGCAGGACTTTCAGTAGGAATTGTGCTTGGAATCCTTTTTCCTTCTCTCTGGAGAACTTTTAGAAGGCGCTTTCGCAAAAATGCATATTCAGCACCGCAGAGCGAAAAATTGGAGCAAAAGCTCGATGTCACTCTTAAAATAATGCGTGATGAGTCGGAACAAGTTGAAGCTCAATCCAGTGAAAATGAATCTAATCCATTAAATATTAATATCAGCGAGAAAATTCTCATTGCTCAGTCCTTCGTTCTTGCGCGCAATTATTTTCAAATAGGCAATGCGCGTACAGCAATTCAATTGTATATTGATATTTTAACTAATGAAAATGTATCAAAAATTGAAACCAATCGTGCCTTATTTGAACTCTCGCAAGTTTATGCATCCATAGGTCTCTACATGCGTGCCTTTGACACTGCAATAGAGCTTTTTTATAGAAAACCGAAGAACTCTGAAATACTTATCCATATATTAAATATCTGCGCAAAAGGCTACTTTCCAGAAAAATTGAATTCTGCTCTCAATATTTACAAAGGCTCACCAGATAAGGGTTTGCGTTTGTCTATTGCACATGCACTCTGTAAAATTGGTGAGATTTATTTTGAAAAAAAGAATTTGAATCAAGCTCAAGAACTTGCCCGCAGAGCCATTGGATGGGAAAGAACATCAGGGAGGGCTCTGATCCTTTTATGGCAAGCAACCAGCCAAGAACTTTGGCAACGCATCGACAATGATCCTAAATTAATGTGGACTGCACTGGCAACTGACCTCGATGCCCTTCTCCATATTTTTAAATCAACAACGGCTTCACATGTCGCATCTGCCCCATTTCTTTCAAAAATTCTTAATAAAATGAGCGCTCAGCAGGGAATAACAGAAAATTATGCCATTCTTCAAAAAGAGTTTTTACAAACCTTTAGACCAGAAAAATTTGATGAAAATATACAAAAAAGCCTTTGGGCATCTATCTTTCATGCAACTCTTTTGATACAGGAAACACCTGAGCTGAATAAAAGCAAGTTTTTATGCGATGTGGTTGCTATACTTGTTGATAACAACGAGAGCTTTGAATATATAACAACTCAAAGTAAAGCTGCGCAAATTGGCTACACTTCTCACCAATGTGAAAAATGTAATGCTTTTTTTCCAACGTTTGTCTGGAAATGCACAAATTGTGACACAGAAGAAACACTCAGACCCATGATTTATCCTGACCTAACTAGAAGTAAAGTACGGATATAA
- the rsmB gene encoding 16S rRNA (cytosine(967)-C(5))-methyltransferase RsmB, with translation MSTRSGTLTRAIAIDALTHVLTRNIHTDVALDKLFASQPTLRPLDKAFIYEMVFGSLRWLAKMDWIMSHMIDRPFSSLDPRVANALRVGTYQIYYMDRVPERAAVSETVEAIKQVGVPNAASLVNAILRRVARKSEYFPKPDKVKQAVEYYSMHHSFPAWMVERWYNQLSLERFEHLLSNSNRIPKNTLKIIKRNPLPEDEKDLATYLLKTHSIESTWRPLPGSLRIESLPKFDKCEAFKSGCYIVQDEAAQLAASLVDISPTDTCLDACAAPGGKSIYLWDSGLEPENLTVCDFAQKRLKILRENFERVKLNNVCILHGDVVEQVKGNKFKKILLDAPCSAMGVIRRHPEIKWLRSPNDIQNCALEQSRLLNSLAENVEVNGELIYVVCSFESEETTEQINNFLNQHPEFEKINPYDRIHDFYKKYVTREGELLIYSGNPDDIDGFFAVILRKTK, from the coding sequence ATGTCCACTCGCTCTGGCACGCTGACGCGAGCAATTGCCATCGATGCCTTGACTCATGTTCTAACCCGCAACATTCACACTGACGTAGCTCTTGATAAACTCTTCGCGAGTCAACCTACATTGCGTCCCTTAGACAAAGCTTTCATTTATGAAATGGTTTTTGGCTCTTTAAGATGGCTAGCAAAAATGGATTGGATTATGTCACATATGATTGACAGACCCTTTTCAAGCCTCGATCCACGAGTAGCCAATGCCTTGCGGGTCGGCACATATCAAATCTATTACATGGACAGAGTGCCTGAGCGCGCAGCTGTTTCAGAGACTGTTGAAGCAATTAAGCAAGTTGGCGTACCCAATGCAGCTTCACTCGTCAATGCTATATTACGCCGCGTTGCGAGAAAATCTGAATATTTCCCTAAACCTGATAAAGTTAAGCAAGCAGTTGAATATTATTCTATGCATCATTCCTTTCCTGCTTGGATGGTTGAACGCTGGTATAATCAACTTTCTTTAGAAAGATTTGAGCATTTATTATCTAATAGTAATAGAATTCCAAAGAATACTTTAAAAATTATTAAAAGAAATCCTTTGCCAGAAGATGAAAAAGATCTTGCAACATATTTATTAAAAACCCATTCTATTGAAAGCACATGGCGTCCATTGCCCGGTTCACTCAGAATTGAATCTTTACCCAAGTTCGATAAATGCGAAGCCTTTAAAAGTGGTTGCTACATTGTACAAGACGAGGCTGCACAGCTTGCTGCAAGCTTAGTAGACATTTCCCCAACAGATACTTGCCTTGATGCTTGCGCAGCGCCTGGTGGGAAATCTATTTATCTATGGGACAGTGGTCTTGAACCTGAAAATTTAACCGTCTGTGATTTTGCCCAAAAAAGACTAAAAATACTACGTGAAAACTTTGAAAGAGTTAAATTAAATAATGTATGTATTTTACACGGCGATGTAGTCGAACAAGTTAAAGGGAATAAATTCAAAAAGATATTACTCGATGCACCCTGTTCCGCAATGGGTGTCATTCGTAGACATCCTGAAATCAAATGGCTCCGTTCACCCAATGATATTCAGAACTGCGCACTCGAACAATCTCGTTTGCTCAACTCTCTAGCTGAAAATGTGGAAGTAAATGGTGAATTGATTTATGTGGTCTGCAGTTTTGAAAGCGAAGAGACAACAGAGCAAATTAACAATTTCCTAAATCAACATCCTGAATTCGAGAAAATAAATCCTTACGATAGAATTCATGATTTCTATAAAAAGTATGTTACCCGCGAAGGAGAACTTCTTATTTACTCGGGTAACCCAGATGATATTGATGGTTTTTTTGCCGTTATTCTTAGAAAAACAAAATAA
- a CDS encoding phosphate acyltransferase encodes MLFQTLNQAARDNLYTRSKNKTISLPEGQDERVIKAAEILKKELNIKSILGNTTESEKNKNSTLIIMNKMAEKKGKTLSPAMEKMAIDTTFEGGALLARGEVDAVVSGCQNSTAHVIRAALNTVGLKQNTKVITSAFLLALPKATPGGESLVLFSDCGVIPQPSSTELSDIAFLSQEAFANWSGCTPNVSFLSFSTTGSAEHPDVQKVREAFQLFHEKHPDILAEGEVQFDTAVVPAVAAKKNPNGKVQGRTNVFIFPDLDSGNIGYKITQRIGGADAWGPILLGSAKPFSDLSRGASAEDIVHAAILTLALS; translated from the coding sequence TTGTTATTTCAAACATTAAATCAAGCAGCAAGAGACAATTTATACACGCGCTCAAAAAATAAAACCATTTCATTACCTGAAGGGCAAGATGAAAGAGTTATTAAAGCCGCCGAAATATTAAAAAAAGAATTAAATATTAAAAGTATTTTAGGAAATACGACAGAATCTGAAAAAAATAAAAACAGCACATTGATTATCATGAACAAAATGGCTGAAAAAAAAGGAAAAACACTTTCGCCTGCCATGGAAAAAATGGCTATAGACACAACCTTTGAAGGGGGAGCTCTGCTCGCTCGTGGTGAAGTCGACGCCGTTGTGTCTGGCTGCCAAAATTCTACAGCACACGTAATCCGCGCGGCTCTCAACACAGTCGGTCTCAAACAAAATACCAAGGTTATTACCAGTGCTTTTCTTTTAGCTCTGCCAAAAGCAACTCCAGGCGGAGAAAGTCTTGTTCTCTTTTCGGACTGTGGGGTGATCCCCCAACCCTCAAGCACAGAATTATCTGACATCGCATTTTTATCGCAAGAGGCTTTTGCAAATTGGTCCGGATGCACGCCGAACGTCTCATTTCTCAGTTTCTCAACCACAGGCAGTGCCGAACATCCTGACGTACAAAAAGTACGCGAGGCCTTTCAACTGTTTCATGAAAAACATCCTGATATTCTAGCCGAAGGTGAAGTACAGTTTGACACTGCGGTTGTTCCTGCAGTAGCTGCGAAAAAAAATCCGAATGGCAAAGTGCAAGGACGTACCAATGTCTTTATCTTTCCTGATTTAGATTCTGGAAATATTGGTTATAAAATCACTCAGAGAATTGGCGGAGCCGATGCTTGGGGTCCTATTTTACTTGGCTCTGCTAAACCATTTTCTGATTTATCACGCGGGGCATCTGCCGAGGACATAGTTCATGCGGCAATCTTAACCTTAGCTTTAAGCTGA
- a CDS encoding acetate kinase encodes MNILVINSGSSSLKFQIVETDQALIDVSQDKVKVKGLIDRIGTQSVAKISVTNGIEIKEAVPIRDHSAALDYIFRKITSGTLNIEGISSIADINAVGHRVVHGGEKFSNSVIVNKSVLKEIEECIDLAPLHNPANLKGIEATLSLFGEKVPHVVVFDTAFHSTIPEVNYLYALPYQYYRRYRIRKYGFHGMSHRYVSYRYRTILNLEREKLNVIVVHLGNGCSACAIKDGKSFDTSMGFTPLAGLVMGTRAGDIDASIMDFLAHKEGVSLSDIDILLNKASGLLGISGLTNDMRELLDEEKEHHDRRATLAINMFTMRIKHYIGAYLTEMGGADAILFTGGIGENSAEIRRRICDNMQFLGLEIDENLNKQKCFGAEGEISTAGSKLKAWVIPTNEELMIARDTFRCVMKVPSP; translated from the coding sequence ATGAATATTTTAGTTATTAATAGTGGGAGCTCTTCCCTAAAGTTTCAAATCGTAGAAACAGATCAGGCACTTATTGATGTCTCCCAAGATAAAGTGAAAGTAAAAGGTTTGATCGATCGCATCGGCACACAATCCGTTGCGAAAATATCCGTCACAAATGGGATTGAAATCAAAGAAGCTGTGCCAATTCGTGATCACTCAGCTGCACTTGACTATATCTTTCGCAAAATCACATCTGGGACTTTAAATATTGAAGGTATTTCTTCAATTGCAGATATCAACGCAGTGGGACATCGCGTTGTGCATGGTGGAGAAAAATTTAGCAATTCTGTAATTGTAAATAAAAGTGTTTTAAAAGAAATTGAAGAATGTATTGATCTTGCCCCTTTGCACAACCCTGCGAACTTAAAAGGCATAGAAGCTACTCTCTCTTTATTTGGAGAAAAAGTTCCGCATGTTGTGGTTTTTGATACCGCTTTTCATTCCACAATTCCTGAAGTGAATTATTTATATGCTCTGCCTTATCAATATTATCGTCGTTATCGCATTCGTAAATACGGTTTTCATGGAATGTCTCACCGTTATGTGAGTTATCGCTATCGCACAATTTTAAATTTAGAGAGAGAAAAATTAAATGTGATCGTGGTTCATCTTGGCAATGGCTGTTCAGCTTGCGCCATTAAAGATGGAAAGTCATTTGACACCTCGATGGGTTTTACTCCTCTTGCAGGCCTTGTTATGGGGACAAGAGCGGGCGATATCGATGCTTCTATTATGGATTTTTTAGCTCACAAAGAAGGCGTTTCCCTATCTGATATAGACATTCTTTTAAATAAAGCTTCTGGTCTGTTAGGAATCTCAGGCTTAACGAACGACATGCGTGAATTGCTGGATGAGGAAAAAGAACATCATGATAGAAGAGCTACGCTTGCTATCAATATGTTCACGATGAGAATTAAGCATTATATAGGTGCCTATTTAACTGAAATGGGAGGTGCAGATGCTATTCTCTTTACGGGTGGTATTGGCGAAAACTCAGCTGAAATTCGCAGAAGAATATGTGATAATATGCAATTCCTTGGACTCGAAATCGATGAAAATCTGAATAAACAAAAGTGTTTTGGGGCAGAGGGAGAAATTTCTACCGCAGGATCAAAGTTAAAGGCTTGGGTAATTCCTACCAATGAAGAGCTGATGATAGCTCGCGACACATTCCGCTGTGTTATGAAAGTACCCTCGCCATAA
- a CDS encoding peptidase, which produces MFNKNKLYLIPISLLATMSLTSYANDEEKIKNFIKEFQENPSVVLDKIPEKIKISENVNKISRFSEKEITSKDFIEKKDQVRSEIISKQLANSENSLVIPYSDYPAYEDPRSFVDYPQNFINNIHIIDTKNITQAQLPFTPWSDSYWPLYQGSITYRYADPNVPRSSNIKDFDNYVLKQRPASSLIAENRIDMLSPAEKYDLLMGDKNFSLTNSVLSGIRGRNPEGWEGICHGWAPVSYMYKRPTRSVTVQNTEGVQITFRPSDIKALNSLLWANLNVNTKFSGQRCNDKNPPKDANGRIVSQDCFDSNPAAFHLALVNQIGINKRSFIFDASFDYTVWNQPILGYKYVYYNVLTGQVSNKAESVMIKNTDYTTDAFAQYRSGKSAYIVGVKASIDYMVETSPSKANSDSPSQDGISRVEYYYDLEITQDGTITGGEWYQNAHPDFMWTPVAGQDVSSRTVPKTGLNYGAEFAYHNFWWNNNPRSPMKEWLPYSARAAQAYSVPLENVVHNLNAWSAYPVVNNQAPENCAQQPCIPKVYSWYRN; this is translated from the coding sequence ATGTTCAATAAAAATAAATTGTATTTAATTCCTATTTCTCTTTTAGCGACTATGAGTCTCACTTCATATGCAAATGATGAAGAAAAAATTAAAAACTTTATAAAAGAGTTTCAAGAAAACCCAAGTGTCGTTTTAGATAAAATTCCCGAGAAAATAAAAATATCAGAAAATGTTAACAAAATTTCTCGTTTTTCTGAAAAAGAAATCACAAGCAAAGACTTCATTGAGAAAAAAGATCAAGTGCGCTCCGAAATAATATCTAAACAACTAGCAAACTCAGAGAACTCCTTAGTGATCCCTTATTCTGATTATCCTGCTTATGAAGATCCACGCAGTTTTGTAGATTATCCACAAAACTTTATTAATAACATTCATATCATCGATACAAAAAATATTACCCAAGCACAGCTTCCATTCACGCCTTGGTCTGACAGTTATTGGCCTCTCTATCAGGGTTCAATCACATATCGCTATGCAGATCCAAATGTGCCGAGATCAAGTAACATAAAAGATTTTGATAATTATGTATTAAAGCAACGCCCCGCTTCAAGCTTGATCGCAGAAAACAGGATTGATATGCTTTCGCCTGCAGAAAAATATGACTTATTGATGGGCGACAAAAACTTCTCTTTGACGAATTCTGTTCTCAGCGGAATCAGAGGAAGAAACCCTGAAGGTTGGGAAGGAATTTGTCACGGTTGGGCTCCTGTTTCTTACATGTACAAACGCCCCACCCGAAGTGTGACTGTACAAAACACTGAAGGAGTACAAATTACTTTTAGACCATCCGATATCAAAGCACTTAATTCTTTACTTTGGGCAAATTTAAATGTGAATACAAAATTCTCTGGACAAAGATGCAATGACAAAAACCCTCCAAAAGATGCCAATGGCAGAATTGTAAGTCAGGATTGTTTTGATTCAAACCCCGCTGCCTTTCACCTGGCTCTCGTAAATCAAATTGGCATAAATAAACGGAGTTTTATTTTTGATGCTTCGTTTGATTACACCGTTTGGAATCAACCTATCCTTGGCTATAAATATGTATATTATAATGTATTAACTGGCCAAGTAAGTAATAAAGCTGAAAGTGTAATGATCAAAAATACTGATTATACAACCGATGCTTTTGCTCAATATCGCTCTGGAAAATCTGCATATATTGTTGGAGTAAAAGCCTCTATCGATTATATGGTAGAAACATCTCCATCGAAGGCAAATTCTGACAGTCCAAGCCAAGATGGTATTTCACGCGTTGAATATTATTATGATTTAGAAATCACTCAAGATGGAACAATAACGGGAGGTGAGTGGTATCAAAATGCTCACCCTGACTTTATGTGGACACCTGTTGCTGGACAAGATGTAAGTTCGAGAACGGTTCCAAAAACTGGATTAAACTATGGTGCAGAATTTGCCTACCATAATTTCTGGTGGAACAACAATCCACGTTCACCAATGAAGGAATGGTTACCTTATTCCGCCAGAGCAGCTCAGGCATATTCAGTTCCACTTGAAAACGTTGTGCACAATTTAAATGCTTGGTCCGCCTACCCTGTTGTAAATAATCAAGCACCCGAAAATTGCGCACAACAACCTTGTATACCAAAAGTCTACTCTTGGTATCGTAATTAA